A genomic window from Caldicellulosiruptor kronotskyensis 2002 includes:
- a CDS encoding UvrD-helicase domain-containing protein, translating to MGNIIVYSASAGCGKTESIANLYIDIINSEKATPNEIVCITYTEKAAKELKSRIISKAKQKGLDLLTISKIQNSHIKTIHSFCMYLLRFYWAWARVDANFKIVPDQNRLMLKLIDNYLSVFPATLGRLPQEKFFIEEYLHYIENIAQEFNNSSKYVNKAYHLESETFYIFDHLSESLNSMFLKELTYDLVLQRTFELLNIPEVNRDIKTRFKYLIVDEFQDSNFLQKSIFENIAENIYYIGDKKQSIYRFQGAEPEVFDEAIENSNQVLELCENFRTNSELGKKIDKIASILFPSYKPLSYKHQADGFLKIVEIVNETKENIIQNEAIYVAKKIKEMVADGVTISVGGKPERRVKYSDFAVLSRKIQSIAHVYKKVFEEYEIPLDINFRRGLSEQKEIVPLLGFLEILQYPDKKSGYLRLLANDIFKVDRFTLLFCEMSKIESYVPEDVLKFIAKQRDNLFVKKISEILYEFEDMFEYSYKVYKYFGKAAYENVRLFYDLAEESNSFSLEDLLNFINNQGEKMSGYSALDDSVVLISIHSAKGLSFPIVFLVGLCESTGYFPGRSPKLRGSYDTSTKEYIIAPFWIEKEYTRIKNISKQQEKEELKRLFYVAITRPMAGIFMINSTIKETVKKRGGSKSFGEEVGFNYILEKAEEIGIEKEVVIMKEEEKTSQGFDLSSGNNSISYTLPSIILPDEFENRFKILSPSHIMDFKKCPVMFSLKYIMGLPVFDEQSSKEELQQNAKVLGTTVHRVLELTKIKDIDDIDNLESNISLAVIENDFEDKELVRKLVFNYFKSSFIREIKDKIIREESEHRFYYKLGNQIIYGIIDKVYYLENKIYLIDFKTNLNFDLKKFESYIPQLCIYTQAIKQREPQKDIISSIFWLREGKSFEYILKAEHIEEVKETIDRIRNIKNKKDVLMLIEEYTKRDCSGCEYEFYCKDEQNIKLVRKKLE from the coding sequence ATGGGCAATATAATTGTTTATAGCGCTTCAGCTGGTTGTGGAAAAACAGAAAGTATTGCAAATCTTTATATAGACATTATAAATTCTGAGAAAGCTACCCCAAACGAAATTGTATGCATAACGTATACGGAAAAGGCAGCTAAAGAGCTCAAGAGTAGAATCATCTCAAAAGCAAAGCAAAAAGGGCTTGATTTGCTTACAATTTCAAAGATTCAAAATTCCCATATTAAAACTATACACTCATTTTGTATGTATCTTTTACGATTTTATTGGGCATGGGCAAGGGTTGATGCAAACTTTAAAATTGTTCCTGACCAGAATAGACTCATGCTAAAACTCATAGACAATTATCTTTCAGTATTTCCAGCAACATTAGGGAGATTGCCTCAGGAGAAATTTTTTATAGAAGAATATCTTCACTATATTGAAAATATCGCGCAGGAATTTAACAATTCGTCAAAATATGTCAACAAAGCTTATCACCTTGAAAGCGAAACTTTTTATATATTTGATCATCTATCTGAAAGTTTAAATAGCATGTTTTTAAAAGAACTTACATACGATTTGGTCTTGCAAAGAACCTTTGAACTTTTAAACATTCCAGAAGTAAATAGAGATATAAAAACCAGATTTAAATACTTAATTGTTGACGAGTTTCAAGACTCAAACTTTTTACAAAAATCAATTTTTGAGAACATAGCTGAAAACATTTATTACATCGGAGACAAAAAGCAGTCCATTTACCGTTTTCAGGGTGCCGAGCCAGAGGTTTTTGATGAAGCTATAGAAAATAGCAATCAGGTTTTAGAACTTTGTGAAAATTTTAGAACAAACTCAGAGCTTGGCAAAAAGATTGACAAAATTGCATCTATACTTTTTCCCAGTTACAAGCCACTTTCTTATAAACATCAGGCTGACGGGTTTTTAAAAATAGTTGAAATTGTAAATGAAACAAAAGAGAATATTATTCAAAATGAAGCTATATATGTTGCTAAAAAAATAAAAGAGATGGTTGCAGATGGTGTTACGATTAGTGTAGGTGGAAAACCAGAAAGAAGGGTTAAATATTCTGATTTTGCTGTGCTATCGCGAAAGATTCAAAGCATTGCTCATGTATATAAGAAGGTGTTTGAGGAGTATGAAATTCCTCTTGATATAAACTTTAGAAGAGGACTTTCAGAACAAAAAGAAATAGTACCGCTTTTAGGTTTTCTTGAGATTTTACAATATCCGGACAAAAAATCAGGATACTTGAGACTTCTTGCAAATGACATATTTAAAGTGGATAGGTTCACGCTTCTTTTTTGCGAGATGAGCAAAATTGAAAGTTATGTTCCAGAAGATGTTTTAAAGTTCATTGCAAAACAGCGTGATAATCTGTTTGTAAAGAAAATTTCAGAGATTTTATATGAGTTTGAAGATATGTTTGAGTACAGCTACAAAGTCTATAAATATTTTGGGAAGGCAGCATATGAAAACGTCAGGCTTTTTTACGACTTAGCAGAAGAGAGCAATAGCTTTTCATTAGAAGACCTTTTAAATTTTATTAACAATCAGGGTGAAAAGATGTCAGGTTATTCTGCACTTGATGACAGTGTTGTGCTAATAAGTATCCATTCAGCGAAAGGGCTCAGTTTTCCAATAGTGTTTTTGGTTGGACTTTGCGAAAGCACAGGGTATTTTCCAGGCAGAAGTCCAAAGCTGAGAGGTTCTTATGATACCTCTACGAAAGAATATATTATTGCTCCTTTTTGGATAGAAAAAGAATACACAAGAATAAAGAATATATCAAAACAGCAAGAGAAAGAGGAGCTTAAAAGACTTTTTTATGTTGCCATAACAAGACCAATGGCTGGGATTTTTATGATAAATTCAACAATAAAAGAAACTGTAAAAAAAAGAGGAGGATCAAAGTCATTTGGTGAAGAGGTGGGTTTTAATTACATTCTTGAAAAAGCAGAGGAGATTGGAATTGAAAAAGAAGTTGTAATAATGAAAGAGGAAGAAAAAACATCGCAAGGTTTTGACTTAAGTTCAGGAAATAACAGCATATCTTATACTTTGCCATCCATAATTTTGCCAGATGAATTTGAAAATAGATTTAAAATTTTATCGCCTTCACATATAATGGATTTTAAAAAATGTCCTGTTATGTTTTCATTAAAGTATATAATGGGACTTCCAGTTTTTGATGAACAAAGCTCAAAAGAAGAGTTGCAACAAAATGCAAAAGTACTTGGCACAACCGTTCACAGAGTTTTGGAACTAACAAAAATAAAAGATATTGATGATATCGATAATCTTGAAAGTAACATTTCTTTAGCTGTGATTGAGAATGATTTTGAAGATAAAGAACTTGTAAGAAAACTTGTTTTTAACTATTTCAAAAGCAGTTTTATCAGAGAAATAAAAGACAAAATAATAAGAGAAGAAAGCGAACATCGCTTTTATTATAAGCTTGGGAATCAAATTATATATGGAATAATTGATAAGGTGTATTATCTTGAAAATAAGATTTATCTCATTGACTTTAAAACAAATCTTAACTTTGACCTCAAAAAATTTGAAAGCTATATTCCGCAACTTTGCATTTATACACAGGCAATAAAACAAAGAGAACCACAAAAAGATATCATATCTTCAATCTTTTGGCTAAGAGAAGGCAAAAGTTTTGAATATATTCTAAAAGCTGAACATATTGAAGAAGTAAAAGAGACAATCGACAGGATAAGAAATATCAAAAATAAAAAAGATGTTCTTATGTTAATTGAAGAGTATACAAAAAGAGATTGTAGCGGATGTGAATATGAATTTTACTGCAAGGATGAGCAAAATATTAAATTGGTAAGGAAAAAGCTTGAATAG
- a CDS encoding MFS transporter, translating to MTKIKAQLEQIVLAFKEINPNAKKILFFEPIFTIPYAMFIIYSSLYMTRVGVKDYQIGLLSTVLNLVMLITSPFAGLLVNKFGRKKVLLIGDFLSWCLYAYIFFFAKDFTWFLIATIFNGLMRIPELAWRLLLMEDATENERVAIYSVTVFVWNVGNLFAPMMGVLVARFGLIPATKWTVLVFGILVNILIVVRHLVTSESSVGQKLAQENSDKNNNGFSEWLDSLKYMFRNGQLLLIVLVTIFGNIALIFRDTYKNIYLSEALHYPDSIISVFPTLWSAVALIFVIFLIPNLKEQKHDTVLFWGMLSITVSNALILVAPPGTFGFILMIIVTVLGSIGAAVYYSFVDAILANSVDDERRAHVLSITMFLISLFSMPVGAIAGQCYTFSKSLPFVLATIFTLLCTILIFFKVRIRRAQEEK from the coding sequence ATGACAAAAATCAAAGCACAGCTTGAGCAGATAGTTTTAGCATTCAAAGAGATAAATCCAAACGCTAAAAAGATTTTATTTTTTGAGCCCATTTTCACTATTCCATATGCAATGTTTATCATCTACTCCTCACTTTACATGACAAGAGTGGGGGTAAAGGATTACCAGATAGGACTGCTGTCAACGGTGCTGAATTTGGTGATGCTTATCACATCACCCTTTGCAGGACTACTTGTAAATAAATTTGGACGCAAAAAGGTTTTGCTCATTGGAGATTTTCTGTCGTGGTGCTTGTATGCATATATATTTTTCTTTGCAAAGGACTTTACATGGTTTTTAATAGCTACTATCTTTAACGGACTTATGCGAATTCCAGAACTTGCATGGCGACTTCTTTTAATGGAAGATGCAACCGAAAACGAAAGAGTGGCAATCTATTCTGTAACTGTATTTGTATGGAATGTGGGTAACCTTTTTGCGCCTATGATGGGTGTCCTTGTTGCAAGGTTTGGCTTAATACCTGCAACTAAATGGACAGTCCTTGTGTTTGGGATTTTAGTAAATATACTAATTGTTGTAAGACATCTTGTTACATCTGAGAGTTCTGTGGGGCAAAAACTTGCACAGGAAAATTCTGACAAAAATAATAATGGTTTTTCTGAGTGGTTGGACAGTTTAAAATATATGTTTAGAAACGGACAGCTTCTTTTGATTGTGCTTGTTACAATATTTGGCAACATTGCCCTGATATTCAGAGACACATATAAAAATATATATTTAAGCGAAGCTTTGCATTATCCAGATAGTATAATTTCGGTATTTCCAACACTGTGGAGTGCGGTAGCTCTTATATTTGTAATATTTTTAATTCCAAATTTAAAAGAACAAAAACATGATACTGTCCTTTTTTGGGGAATGCTTTCAATTACAGTTTCGAATGCATTGATTTTAGTTGCACCTCCTGGGACATTTGGCTTTATTTTGATGATAATTGTAACAGTTCTTGGCAGCATAGGAGCTGCAGTATATTATTCATTTGTTGATGCTATCTTGGCAAATTCTGTTGATGATGAAAGAAGAGCACATGTCCTGTCAATTACAATGTTTTTGATTTCTCTTTTTTCAATGCCAGTTGGTGCAATAGCCGGACAGTGTTATACCTTTTCAAAGAGTTTGCCTTTTGTGCTTGCTACAATCTTTACTCTCTTGTGCACAATTTTGATTTTCTTCAAGGTAAGAATAAGAAGAGCCCAAGAAGAAAAGTAG
- a CDS encoding anaerobic ribonucleoside-triphosphate reductase activating protein, giving the protein MLVDFMKISTVDYPKKIAATCFFGGCNFSCPFCYNSELVNFKGKFMDDSIFFEYLDKRKGIVDAVCITGGEPTLNEEYLTEFIKKIKQKNLLVKLDTNGSKPEVLQRLLDAGLLDYVAMDVKAPLEKYPQITGFSDVDKIIRSIEILKNSNIDYEFRTTVNKNLHTVEDILNIARLLKDSRLYIIKPYKYTPEVLDEKVSGNKDLEIEYLQEIYNRAKQEGIDNIKIGGTI; this is encoded by the coding sequence ATGCTTGTTGATTTTATGAAAATATCAACCGTTGACTATCCAAAAAAGATTGCAGCTACTTGTTTTTTCGGTGGCTGCAATTTTTCGTGCCCTTTTTGCTACAACTCAGAGCTTGTAAACTTCAAAGGAAAGTTTATGGATGACAGCATCTTTTTTGAGTATTTGGACAAAAGAAAAGGTATAGTTGACGCTGTTTGCATTACAGGTGGGGAACCAACCTTAAATGAAGAGTACTTAACTGAGTTTATAAAAAAAATAAAGCAAAAGAATCTTCTTGTCAAGCTTGACACAAATGGCTCTAAACCCGAGGTACTGCAAAGGCTTTTAGATGCTGGGCTTCTTGACTATGTTGCAATGGACGTAAAAGCCCCGCTTGAAAAGTACCCCCAGATCACAGGTTTTTCTGACGTTGACAAAATCATAAGATCAATAGAGATATTGAAAAATTCAAATATTGATTATGAATTCAGAACAACAGTAAACAAAAACCTTCATACAGTTGAGGATATATTAAATATTGCAAGGCTTTTAAAAGATAGCAGGCTTTATATTATAAAACCATATAAATACACACCTGAAGTTTTAGATGAAAAAGTAAGCGGTAACAAAGATTTGGAAATAGAGTACTTGCAGGAGATTTATAATCGTGCAAAACAGGAAGGCATAGATAATATCAAAATTGGTGGTACAATATGA
- a CDS encoding 3'-5' exonuclease gives MKRAYLLQKLNLSLLDDAKPYELIILPRRFVINKLKERLVEKNGVLFDIDIFTFDDLITPAKNEVLKTRKVITRDQEVLIIFQLLKSIFKGKTSFEDVLTYEFTNQVIYLLNLMFLESKEYSQKTFEVDDNYSFLKELFGKYKEYLDQNNLVNFSYLQDLAIKFLEEHKLELKNYNTAKIAFFPDFRCDQKRILKLVAEKITDIEVFIPFFDDIEICKETAKFLESLGFDMVFDMKENNSGWGLNLEYPEQKVFSYPNIILEINALVKEIKKDIAEKKIDFDKIAIVVPSVERYKDTLIQIFSEEILPVNLSCQKSLIEFGFIKFVLDLLEFIGGEFDKKKFERIISHRFLNTEKADFEILFSKIKNISILELEQIEIVLEELEFFANLYSFDDVIENLTKIWRVFNRLKRIKNEYDKLPKSFNSWLENTRKVFEKLGITKHAEFINDIEFIKAFYYLNEIFEKSREDFKEFDSEFTFEEFLDIFKTILSQKMVDTSINILNGIDVISLQDTLGGCFQKVYLIGLSDDILPRSRSEGFLMNMRLKENLMLDEVKDFDYIFQKDLIYFRSIVNSYNIYMSYPRYYQTQIDKSPFLELEDIEEVSIYRGYIPSDNQLTYREYKFLKNSDEKSLEKTCTCNNIPQIIRIKDRELIEYQKCPLKFAFKKFGVDEKEKEEKHFISNLQLLFSCIQKILSSKAPQETLDFLLSNIRYTHNESVKKFIALDILQMSLEIVERMNNYGAVEFIPQNVSEKIYVIKKMFEGVELQLFPNFVVKIDNQEICGFVKTKVSSEKEIDKIWIANYVFELDRVAAIYLFEKPRFVIHERTNESLNKLTQEILKGIREGIYKLDKIETYKKAQTVKNCFSCEYNHVCILF, from the coding sequence ATGAAAAGAGCATACCTTTTGCAAAAACTTAATTTAAGTCTTCTTGATGATGCCAAGCCTTATGAACTTATAATTCTTCCTCGACGCTTTGTTATAAATAAGCTCAAAGAAAGGCTTGTTGAAAAAAACGGTGTTCTTTTTGATATTGATATATTTACATTTGATGATTTAATAACCCCTGCCAAAAATGAGGTGCTAAAGACACGGAAGGTAATCACAAGAGATCAAGAAGTTTTAATTATATTTCAACTTCTCAAAAGCATTTTCAAAGGAAAGACAAGTTTTGAAGATGTTTTGACATACGAGTTTACAAATCAGGTCATATACCTTTTGAATTTAATGTTTTTGGAGTCGAAAGAATATTCGCAAAAAACTTTTGAAGTAGATGATAATTATAGTTTTTTAAAAGAACTTTTTGGAAAATACAAGGAATACCTTGACCAAAACAACCTTGTGAACTTTTCCTACCTTCAGGATTTAGCTATAAAATTTCTTGAAGAACACAAACTTGAACTTAAAAACTATAATACTGCTAAGATAGCATTTTTTCCAGATTTTAGATGCGACCAAAAAAGGATACTAAAGCTTGTTGCAGAGAAAATAACTGATATAGAAGTTTTCATACCATTTTTTGATGATATTGAGATTTGCAAAGAGACTGCCAAGTTTTTAGAATCGCTCGGATTTGACATGGTGTTTGATATGAAAGAGAATAATTCAGGATGGGGTTTAAACTTAGAATATCCTGAGCAAAAAGTATTTTCTTATCCGAATATAATCCTTGAAATAAACGCTCTTGTAAAAGAAATTAAAAAAGATATAGCTGAAAAGAAAATAGATTTTGACAAGATAGCAATTGTTGTGCCAAGTGTGGAAAGATATAAAGATACTCTTATACAGATTTTCTCTGAGGAGATATTGCCTGTAAATTTGAGTTGTCAGAAAAGTCTTATAGAGTTTGGATTTATAAAATTTGTTTTAGACCTTTTAGAGTTTATAGGTGGAGAATTTGATAAAAAGAAATTTGAACGGATAATATCGCATAGGTTTTTGAACACAGAAAAGGCAGACTTTGAGATTTTATTTTCTAAGATAAAAAATATTAGCATTTTAGAACTTGAGCAAATAGAAATAGTTCTTGAAGAGTTAGAATTTTTTGCTAATCTGTATAGCTTTGATGATGTGATTGAAAATCTCACTAAAATTTGGAGGGTTTTTAATAGACTCAAGAGAATAAAAAATGAATATGATAAGTTACCAAAATCATTTAATAGCTGGCTTGAAAATACAAGGAAGGTTTTTGAAAAGTTAGGAATTACAAAACATGCAGAGTTTATAAATGACATTGAGTTTATAAAAGCTTTTTATTATTTAAATGAAATTTTCGAAAAAAGCAGGGAAGATTTTAAAGAGTTTGACTCTGAATTTACTTTTGAAGAATTTTTAGATATTTTTAAGACCATTCTTTCTCAAAAGATGGTTGATACATCGATTAATATCTTAAATGGAATTGACGTTATAAGTCTTCAGGATACTTTAGGTGGATGTTTTCAAAAGGTCTATCTAATTGGCCTTTCTGACGATATTTTACCGCGTTCAAGGTCTGAGGGATTTTTGATGAACATGAGATTAAAAGAAAATCTCATGCTTGATGAAGTAAAAGATTTTGATTACATATTCCAAAAAGATCTTATATATTTTAGAAGTATTGTAAACTCTTATAACATATACATGTCATATCCACGTTATTATCAAACACAAATTGACAAAAGCCCATTTTTGGAGTTAGAAGATATTGAAGAAGTTTCAATTTATAGGGGATACATACCGAGTGATAATCAACTGACATATAGAGAATATAAATTTTTAAAGAATTCAGATGAAAAAAGTTTAGAGAAAACTTGCACGTGCAATAATATTCCGCAAATTATTAGAATAAAGGACAGAGAGCTAATTGAATATCAGAAGTGTCCTTTAAAATTTGCCTTCAAAAAATTTGGTGTTGATGAGAAGGAGAAAGAAGAAAAACATTTTATTTCGAACCTGCAGCTTTTGTTTTCGTGTATTCAAAAAATACTTTCGTCAAAAGCACCACAGGAAACACTTGACTTTTTGCTTTCAAATATTCGGTATACACACAATGAATCAGTAAAAAAATTTATAGCATTAGATATTTTACAGATGTCTCTTGAAATTGTTGAGAGAATGAACAATTATGGGGCTGTAGAGTTTATTCCTCAAAATGTTAGCGAAAAAATATATGTAATTAAAAAGATGTTTGAAGGAGTTGAACTTCAACTCTTTCCCAATTTTGTTGTGAAGATTGATAACCAAGAAATATGCGGTTTTGTAAAAACAAAAGTTTCATCCGAAAAAGAAATTGACAAAATATGGATTGCAAATTATGTCTTTGAACTTGACAGAGTTGCTGCTATATATCTATTTGAAAAACCGCGATTTGTAATTCATGAAAGGACAAATGAATCTTTGAATAAGCTAACTCAGGAAATTTTAAAAGGTATAAGAGAAGGAATTTATAAGCTTGATAAAATTGAAACTTATAAAAAGGCACAGACAGTTAAAAACTGTTTTTCTTGCGAGTATAACCATGTTTGTATATTATTTTAA
- a CDS encoding Gfo/Idh/MocA family protein: protein MKKLRLAIIGCGSITKHRHAPEAKQNPNVELVAVCDRKLEHAKAVAEKFKVENVYDDYEKMLKEIKPDAVVVATPNYLHADATIKALKEGAHVLCEKPMATTEDECRMMVETAKEMGKFLMIAHNQRLNIAHKKAKEVIQSGELGKVLSFKTTFGHGGPESWSSDKPDTWFFHKEAASFGAMGDLGVHKIDLMRFLLGEEFVEAAAFVTTLSKKYPNGQPIDVDDNAVCILKTQSGAIGTLTASWTYPGSEDNSTVIYCERGSITLYADPKFSMIIRYANGQKAYFELDTMQTNERQTKSGVVDEFIDCILTNTPPKISGEEGLKTMKVVFACFESAKTGRIVKIDY, encoded by the coding sequence TTGAAAAAGCTAAGACTTGCTATAATTGGATGCGGTTCAATCACAAAGCACAGGCATGCGCCGGAGGCAAAGCAAAATCCCAATGTTGAGCTTGTTGCTGTATGTGACAGAAAGTTAGAACATGCAAAAGCGGTCGCTGAAAAATTTAAAGTTGAAAATGTCTATGATGATTATGAAAAGATGCTAAAAGAAATAAAACCTGATGCAGTAGTGGTTGCAACGCCAAATTATCTTCATGCTGATGCTACTATAAAAGCTTTAAAAGAGGGTGCTCATGTTCTTTGTGAAAAGCCAATGGCAACAACAGAAGATGAGTGTAGAATGATGGTAGAGACTGCAAAAGAGATGGGCAAGTTTTTGATGATTGCTCACAACCAAAGGTTAAATATAGCCCACAAAAAGGCAAAAGAGGTAATACAAAGCGGTGAGCTTGGGAAAGTGCTGAGCTTCAAAACTACCTTTGGTCATGGCGGACCTGAGAGCTGGAGCTCAGACAAGCCCGATACATGGTTTTTCCACAAAGAAGCAGCAAGTTTTGGAGCTATGGGCGACCTTGGCGTTCACAAGATTGACCTTATGAGATTTTTGCTTGGTGAGGAGTTTGTTGAGGCAGCTGCGTTTGTTACAACTCTTTCAAAGAAGTATCCAAATGGCCAGCCAATTGACGTTGACGACAATGCAGTCTGCATTTTAAAGACACAGAGCGGCGCGATTGGAACGCTCACAGCTTCATGGACATACCCGGGGAGTGAGGATAACTCAACTGTAATCTACTGTGAGAGGGGTTCAATTACACTTTACGCAGATCCAAAATTTTCGATGATAATAAGATATGCAAACGGTCAAAAAGCATATTTTGAGCTTGACACAATGCAGACAAACGAAAGACAAACAAAATCAGGTGTGGTAGACGAATTTATTGATTGTATCTTGACGAACACACCACCCAAAATTTCTGGAGAAGAAGGTTTGAAGACCATGAAAGTTGTGTTTGCATGTTTTGAGTCAGCAAAGACTGGCAGAATTGTGAAGATTGATTATTAA
- a CDS encoding type II toxin-antitoxin system VapC family toxin, whose translation MQVTLEFWEEIKQGKYEICISSVVTTELDECPEPKRSKLLAYLNQIKFNQVNLNEQVIELAKKYVKEGVISGKFFEDALHIAAATIYQCDILVSWNFKHIVKVKTIQGVNRINKLMGYREI comes from the coding sequence ATGCAGGTAACACTTGAGTTTTGGGAAGAGATAAAGCAGGGAAAATACGAAATATGTATCTCTAGTGTGGTAACGACTGAGTTAGATGAGTGCCCAGAACCTAAGAGAAGCAAGCTGCTTGCATACCTTAATCAGATAAAATTTAATCAGGTTAATTTGAATGAACAAGTTATAGAACTTGCAAAAAAATATGTCAAAGAAGGTGTAATTTCCGGTAAATTTTTTGAGGATGCGCTTCATATTGCAGCTGCAACTATATATCAGTGTGATATTCTGGTATCATGGAACTTTAAACATATCGTAAAAGTAAAGACAATTCAAGGCGTAAATAGGATAAACAAGTTAATGGGCTATAGAGAGATTTAG
- a CDS encoding LacI family DNA-binding transcriptional regulator, with protein sequence MPTVKDVAQRAGVSVATVSRVLNNSEKVSEQTRQKVLKAIEELGFKPNLLARNFRKDKSNLILVLLPTIANHYFARVVKGIEDTARKNGYGILLCTTQNSPEIAAEYLKLIERKQVDGAIIASAKIEINFCKGLDTRRIVQACEFYPFLDTSFVTIDHKRAFYDVVDYLIKKGKKNILCAIGNEDIPSEFERKEGYKKALEENGLQFREENVIRCSYGWTELYEKLKNLCCLKKYDAIACSSDLMAVGAIKAAKALGLKIPDEFSVTGFDNIMMSRLYEPSITTVAQPMYSIGEKAAQILIDTLESPGAFEKQKIILPHELKTRESA encoded by the coding sequence ATGCCAACAGTCAAAGATGTTGCCCAAAGAGCTGGTGTTTCTGTTGCAACAGTTTCAAGGGTGCTGAATAATTCAGAAAAGGTCTCTGAACAAACGCGACAGAAGGTTTTAAAGGCAATAGAAGAACTGGGATTTAAGCCTAACCTTCTTGCAAGAAATTTTAGAAAAGACAAGTCAAACTTAATATTAGTATTGCTTCCTACAATTGCAAATCACTATTTTGCACGTGTTGTAAAAGGTATTGAAGATACCGCACGAAAGAATGGTTATGGTATACTTCTTTGCACAACACAAAACAGTCCTGAGATTGCAGCTGAGTATTTAAAGCTTATAGAAAGAAAACAGGTTGATGGAGCTATAATTGCATCTGCAAAGATTGAAATTAATTTTTGCAAAGGACTTGATACAAGAAGGATTGTTCAGGCATGCGAGTTTTATCCTTTTTTGGATACTTCATTTGTGACAATAGACCACAAAAGAGCGTTTTATGACGTTGTAGACTACCTTATAAAAAAAGGTAAAAAAAATATTCTATGCGCAATTGGAAACGAAGACATCCCTTCTGAATTTGAGAGGAAGGAAGGATACAAAAAAGCTCTTGAGGAAAATGGACTTCAGTTTAGAGAAGAGAATGTCATAAGATGCAGCTATGGTTGGACAGAGTTGTATGAGAAATTAAAAAATCTTTGCTGTCTTAAAAAATATGATGCAATTGCTTGTTCTTCAGATTTGATGGCAGTTGGGGCAATAAAGGCTGCAAAAGCTCTGGGGCTCAAAATCCCTGATGAGTTTTCTGTGACAGGTTTTGACAATATTATGATGTCAAGGCTGTATGAGCCTTCAATCACAACAGTTGCACAGCCTATGTATTCAATAGGCGAGAAGGCAGCCCAGATTTTAATTGATACACTTGAAAGTCCAGGTGCTTTTGAAAAACAAAAAATAATACTTCCTCATGAGCTCAAGACAAGAGAGTCTGCCTAA